In the Scyliorhinus torazame isolate Kashiwa2021f chromosome 4, sScyTor2.1, whole genome shotgun sequence genome, one interval contains:
- the LOC140410836 gene encoding 4-galactosyl-N-acetylglucosaminide 3-alpha-L-fucosyltransferase 9-like, with protein sequence MTSIGNTGIFRILLISTICLGCFLAMLLLYVQPTTNWIYTPLESAKSILGVKKPLVKVIEKNETIVLIWLWPFGAKFELNSCGSEFNCRLTADRNLYNKSHAVLFHHRDMSGDLSNLPKQPRPTFQKWVWMNLESPTHSPKKTGLDHFFNLTLTYRHDSDIKAPYGSLIINRVPLDFKLPKKSNLVCWVVSHWNTNHARVKFYNEFRKYININTYGQAFGKRLDNHKLMPTISSSKFYLAFENSVHEDYITEKLYNALRAGTVPVVLGTSRKNYENYIPADSFIHVDDFHSAKELAGYLHKLDGNEDLYMTYFKWRKHYSVRNPFSWCEHACHVCENVKRYQEYRSCSNLEKWFWD encoded by the coding sequence ATGACATCAATTGGTAATACAGGGATTTTTCGCATCCTGTTAATATCCACCATCTGTTTGGGCTGTTTTTTAGCCATGTTGTTGCTGTATGTCCaaccaacaaccaactggatttatACTCCATTGGAATCTGCCAAATCGATACTCGGTGTGAAAAAGCCCCTTGTGAAAGTTATTGAAAAGAATGAAACTATTGTACTCATTTGGCTTTGGCCTTTTGGTGCAAAATTTGAGCTCAATTCTTGTGGATCTGAGTTCAACTGCCGTTTAACTGCAGATAGAAACCTCTATAACAAATCTCATGCTGTCCTTTTCCATCACCGAGACATGAGTGGAGACTTGTCCAATCTGCCCAAACAGCCTCGGCCAACATTTCAGAAATGGGTTTGGATGAACCTGGAGTCACCTACCCACTCTCCAAAAAAGACTGGACTCGACCATTTCTTCAACCTGACCTTGACATATCGTCATGATTCAGATATCAAAGCGCCTTATGGGTCTCTGATAATAAACAGAGTGCCATTAGATTTTAAACTGCCTAAGAAAAGCAATCTGGTGTGTTGGGTTGTAAGCCATTGGAACACTAATCATGCCAGAGTGAAGTTCTACAATGAATTCCGCAAATACATTAATATCAACACTTACGGTCAAGCCTTCGGGAAACGTCTGGACAATCACAAATTGATGCCTACCATATCTAGTTCTAAATTCTACCTTGCCTTTGAGAATTCAGTACATGAAGATTACATAACTGAAAAGCTCTACAATGCTTTGCGTGCTGGCACCGTGCCTGTGGTCCTGGGGACATCTAGAAAAAACTATGAAAATTACATTCCAGCCGATTCTTTCATTCATGTGGATGATTTCCACTCAGCTAAAGAACTTGCGGGTTACCTGCACAAACTGGACGGGAATGAAGATTTGTACATGACCTACTTCAAATGGAGGAAACACTACTCAGTGAGGAATCCGTTTTCCTGGTGTGAACACGCATGCCACGTGTGTGAGAATGTAAAACGGTATCAAGAATATAGATCATGTTCCAATTTGGAGAAATGGTTTTGGGACTGA